The following coding sequences lie in one uncultured Mailhella sp. genomic window:
- a CDS encoding major capsid protein, whose protein sequence is MAYEKGLVATLAELEDFYKGQPAGDIIELMNQTNDILSDVQWMESNQTDGHLTRIRTGLPAVYWRRLYHGTPPSKSEWSQVKEECGMLEARMELDVAEIELYGDKAKAFRLSEGKAFAEAMRQKVAGTLFYGNHNKTPDEFNGLAMRYPSKTSPNVIDAGGSSEGKETSMYLISWGSSSVHGIYPKGSTGGLKNEDLGKYMTFDEDGKKFQCVGDLYTWKCGLALRDWRAVVRICNLDSTKLSLRKGESGFIDLQALTIRAKNMMPPHLRDRAVWYCNQDVLMALELQATDAGNVHLVYGEYFASKAVPNLHGRPIRQCDAILSTEAVLS, encoded by the coding sequence ATGGCGTATGAAAAGGGACTTGTCGCCACGCTGGCCGAGCTGGAAGACTTCTACAAAGGCCAGCCTGCGGGCGACATCATCGAACTCATGAACCAGACCAACGACATACTGAGCGATGTCCAGTGGATGGAATCGAATCAGACCGACGGCCATCTGACGCGCATCCGCACGGGCCTTCCCGCCGTGTACTGGCGCAGGCTCTACCACGGCACGCCGCCCAGCAAGAGCGAGTGGAGCCAGGTGAAGGAAGAGTGCGGCATGCTGGAAGCCCGCATGGAGCTGGACGTGGCCGAAATCGAGCTCTACGGCGACAAGGCAAAGGCCTTTCGTCTTTCCGAGGGCAAGGCCTTTGCCGAGGCCATGCGTCAGAAGGTGGCCGGCACGCTCTTTTACGGCAACCACAACAAGACGCCCGACGAGTTCAACGGACTTGCCATGCGCTATCCCAGCAAAACGAGTCCCAACGTGATCGACGCCGGAGGCAGTTCCGAAGGCAAGGAGACCTCCATGTACCTCATCAGCTGGGGCAGCAGCTCCGTGCACGGCATTTACCCCAAGGGCAGCACGGGCGGACTCAAGAATGAGGATCTCGGCAAGTACATGACCTTCGACGAAGACGGCAAGAAGTTCCAGTGCGTGGGCGATCTCTACACCTGGAAGTGCGGTCTTGCCCTGCGCGACTGGCGCGCCGTGGTGCGCATCTGCAATCTGGACTCCACAAAGCTCTCGCTTCGCAAGGGGGAATCCGGCTTCATCGATCTTCAGGCCCTGACCATCAGGGCCAAGAACATGATGCCTCCGCACCTGCGCGATCGCGCCGTCTGGTACTGCAATCAGGATGTGCTCATGGCTCTGGAACTTCAGGCCACCGACGCGGGCAATGTGCATCTGGTCTATGGCGAATACTTCGCCAGCAAGGCCGTGCCCAATCTGCACGGCCGCCCCATCCGCCAGTGCGACGCCATCCTTTCCACCGAAGCCGTGCTTTCCTAG